A single window of Eucalyptus grandis isolate ANBG69807.140 chromosome 1, ASM1654582v1, whole genome shotgun sequence DNA harbors:
- the LOC104421175 gene encoding uncharacterized protein LOC104421175 isoform X1, giving the protein MFRFFLLKASLRIPIGGGGRSPSTALPALPPYLRRLSVQPLSTSAAAAAAAPSEPRAVEDRLARAHGFPPESARAVAAAVDPKLAHKLDSFVAVFKGHGFSPSEVATVLLRYPRCLRSNPVKNLKPKLDFLAGNGVAGETLVHVLTNDPYLLRRSLESQLAPCFDCLVKFFGNRRDAISLLMVKRGTWVLHKFTDSMELNIDKLRQVGVPDSSITKLMTVRPRTLSRDATEFSEIVDEVRRMGLHPSSLMFVYGVITLAGMKRPKWEAKIAVFKKFGWSDEQFKAIFVKQPQIMNPSEKRMEQFLKFFMSELGWTADELTNCPSIFMASFEKRILPRMSILLFLLSEGLVKRQSLLGKLLMSEDKFLSKFVMENVGKAPQLLQMYEDKQVLAQFHAFKMQD; this is encoded by the exons ATGTTTCGCTTCTTCCTGCTCAAAGCGTCGCTCCGAATCCCCATCGGCGGAGGCGGCCGGAGCCCCTCGACGGCACTACCCGCCCTTCCGCCGTACCTCCGCCGTCTCTCCGTCCAACCCCtctccacctccgccgccgccgccgccgccgccccttcCGAACCCCGTGCCGTCGAGGACCGCCTCGCCCGCGCCCATGGCTTCCCCCCCGAATCGGCccgcgccgtcgccgccgccgtcgacccCAAGCTCGCCCACAAGCTCGACTCCTTCGTCGCCGTCTTCAAGGGCCACGGCTTCTCCCCCTCGGAGGTCGCCACCGTCTTGCTCAGGTACCCCAGGTGCCTCCGGTCCAACCCGGTCAAGAACCTGAAGCCCAAGCTCGATTTCCTCGCCGGCAACGGCGTCGCGGGCGAAACCCTAGTTCACGTCCTCACCAACGATCCTTATCTTCTTCGGAGGAGCCTGGAATCGCAGCTCGCCCCCTGTTTCGATTGCCTCGTTAAGTTTTTCGGCAATAGGAGGGACGCGATTTCCCTGTTGATGGTCAAGCGGGGGACTTGGGTGTTGCACAAGTTCACCGATTCGATGGAGCTCAATATTGATAAGCTTAGGCAGGTGGGTGTGCCGGATTCGAGCATCACGAAATTGATGACGGTCCGTCCTCGGACTCTGTCCCGGGATGCAACCGAGTTTAGCGAGATCGTGGATGAGGTAAGGCGAATGGGCCTTCACCCTTCGAGCTTGATGTTTGTTTACGGGGTGATCACGCTTGCCGGGATGAAACGGCCAAAATGGGAGGCCAAGATAGCCGTCTTTAAGAAGTTTGGGTGGTCTGATGAGCAGTTTAAGGCGATATTCGTGAAGCAACCTCAGATCATGAATCCCTCTGAGAAGAGGATGGagcaattcttgaaatttttcatgagCGAATTGGGGTGGACCGCAGACGAGCTGACGAATTGCCCCAGTATTTTTATGGCAAGCTTCGAGAAAAGAATTTTGCCTAGGATGtccattcttttgtttttgctatCAGAGGGTCTTGTGAAGAGGCAGTCGTTGCTAGGGAAACTCCTCATGTCTGAGGATAAGTTTTTGAGTAAGTTTGTGATGGAGAATGTGGGAAAGGCTCCCCAGCTTTTGCAGATGTATGAAGACAAACAAGTTCTAGCACAGTTCCATGCTTTCAAG ATGCAGGACTAG
- the LOC104421175 gene encoding uncharacterized protein LOC104421175 isoform X2, with the protein MFRFFLLKASLRIPIGGGGRSPSTALPALPPYLRRLSVQPLSTSAAAAAAAPSEPRAVEDRLARAHGFPPESARAVAAAVDPKLAHKLDSFVAVFKGHGFSPSEVATVLLRYPRCLRSNPVKNLKPKLDFLAGNGVAGETLVHVLTNDPYLLRRSLESQLAPCFDCLVKFFGNRRDAISLLMVKRGTWVLHKFTDSMELNIDKLRQVGVPDSSITKLMTVRPRTLSRDATEFSEIVDEVRRMGLHPSSLMFVYGVITLAGMKRPKWEAKIAVFKKFGWSDEQFKAIFVKQPQIMNPSEKRMEQFLKFFMSELGWTADELTNCPSIFMASFEKRILPRMSILLFLLSEGLVKRQSLLGKLLMSEDKFLSKFVMENVGKAPQLLQMYEDKQVLAQFHAFKD; encoded by the exons ATGTTTCGCTTCTTCCTGCTCAAAGCGTCGCTCCGAATCCCCATCGGCGGAGGCGGCCGGAGCCCCTCGACGGCACTACCCGCCCTTCCGCCGTACCTCCGCCGTCTCTCCGTCCAACCCCtctccacctccgccgccgccgccgccgccgccccttcCGAACCCCGTGCCGTCGAGGACCGCCTCGCCCGCGCCCATGGCTTCCCCCCCGAATCGGCccgcgccgtcgccgccgccgtcgacccCAAGCTCGCCCACAAGCTCGACTCCTTCGTCGCCGTCTTCAAGGGCCACGGCTTCTCCCCCTCGGAGGTCGCCACCGTCTTGCTCAGGTACCCCAGGTGCCTCCGGTCCAACCCGGTCAAGAACCTGAAGCCCAAGCTCGATTTCCTCGCCGGCAACGGCGTCGCGGGCGAAACCCTAGTTCACGTCCTCACCAACGATCCTTATCTTCTTCGGAGGAGCCTGGAATCGCAGCTCGCCCCCTGTTTCGATTGCCTCGTTAAGTTTTTCGGCAATAGGAGGGACGCGATTTCCCTGTTGATGGTCAAGCGGGGGACTTGGGTGTTGCACAAGTTCACCGATTCGATGGAGCTCAATATTGATAAGCTTAGGCAGGTGGGTGTGCCGGATTCGAGCATCACGAAATTGATGACGGTCCGTCCTCGGACTCTGTCCCGGGATGCAACCGAGTTTAGCGAGATCGTGGATGAGGTAAGGCGAATGGGCCTTCACCCTTCGAGCTTGATGTTTGTTTACGGGGTGATCACGCTTGCCGGGATGAAACGGCCAAAATGGGAGGCCAAGATAGCCGTCTTTAAGAAGTTTGGGTGGTCTGATGAGCAGTTTAAGGCGATATTCGTGAAGCAACCTCAGATCATGAATCCCTCTGAGAAGAGGATGGagcaattcttgaaatttttcatgagCGAATTGGGGTGGACCGCAGACGAGCTGACGAATTGCCCCAGTATTTTTATGGCAAGCTTCGAGAAAAGAATTTTGCCTAGGATGtccattcttttgtttttgctatCAGAGGGTCTTGTGAAGAGGCAGTCGTTGCTAGGGAAACTCCTCATGTCTGAGGATAAGTTTTTGAGTAAGTTTGTGATGGAGAATGTGGGAAAGGCTCCCCAGCTTTTGCAGATGTATGAAGACAAACAAGTTCTAGCACAGTTCCATGCTTTCAAG GACTAG
- the LOC104421176 gene encoding uncharacterized protein LOC104421176 — protein MARHAYLAKVVPSRIGDEWMVLALRSRYVSFDTESSQKATLDIKNLNEPLSPLPSSSSAGPNVSLPAAETQRRSSSVAADSIDGPPRLSLLSLSTTAAAAASSSPSSIADALVRAHGFPPESARAVAGAVAPKLARYLDSFVALFRGRGFAPSDIASILTRCPDTLVSKASNLLEPKLEFFEENGVAGEALVHVLVNDPYVLGRSLKSQLAPCFDCLVRFFGSREDVAAHLVVKRGTWVLRAFSESMEANIATLRRHGVPDSSIAKMMTLRPRTLSRDKGQFSDIVDEIKGMGFDPSSLLFVHGVISMAGMKRPKWAAKMAVFKKFGWSDEQVKAAFLKQPKVMGLSEEKMEKVLKFFMNGLGWTPDVLVTYPTIFMASFENCILPRLSILLTLVSARLLKRESVPGGLVLSESVFLRRFVMRNSVKAPHILLMYHNKEVLPQFNVVEDLPKRPVEGDQCL, from the exons ATGGCGCGGCACGCTTACTTAGCAAAAGTTGTGCCATCTCGTATTGGTGACGAATGGATGGTTTTAGCTCTTCGATCCCGATATGTCTCATTTGACACAGAATCATCTCAAAAAGCCACATTAgacat CAAAAATTTAAATGAacccctctctcctcttccgtCTTCCTCCTCGGCTGGTCCCAATGTTTCGCTCCCTGCTGCTGAAACTCAGCGCCGGAGCTCGTCCGTCGCCGCCGATTCCATCGACGGCCCACCCcgcctctccctcctctccctctccaccaccgccgccgccgccgcctcgtcCTCTCCTTCCTCAATCGCCGACGCCCTCGTCCGCGCTCATGGGTTCCCCCCGGAATCCGCCCGCGCCGTCGCCGGCGCCGTCGCCCCGAAGCTCGCCCGCTACCTCGACTCCTTCGTCGCCCTCTTCCGGGGCCGCGGGTTCGCCCCATCCGACATCGCGAGCATCCTGACCCGGTGCCCCGACACCCTCGTGTCCAAGGCCAGCAACCTCCTCGAGCCCAAGCTCGAGTTCTTCGAGGAGAACGGCGTCGCCGGCGAAGCCCTCGTCCACGTCCTCGTCAACGACCCGTACGTCCTCGGGCGGAGCCTGAAGTCGCAGCTCGCCCCCTGCTTCGATTGCCTCGTCAGGTTCTTCGGGAGCCGGGAGGACGTGGCGGCGCATCTGGTGGTCAAGCGCGGGACTTGGGTCCTGCGCGCCTTCTCCGAATCGATGGAGGCCAACATCGCCACTCTCCGGCGGCACGGCGTGCCGGATTCCAGCATCGCGAAGATGATGACGCTGCGGCCCAGGACGCTGTCGCGGGACAAGGGTCAGTTCAGCGACATCGTGGATGAAATTAAGGGAATGGGGTTCGATCCGTCCTCCTTGTTGTTCGTCCACGGCGTGATCTCGATGGCCGGAATGAAGCGCCCGAAATGGGCGGCGAAGATGGCTGTTTTCAAGAAGTTTGGATGGTCGGACGAGCAGGTTAAGGCGGCGTTCTTGAAGCAGCCCAAGGTGATGGGCTTGTCTGaggagaagatggagaaggtgttgaaatttttcatgaacGGGTTGGGATGGACCCCGGATGTCTTGGTCACGTATCccaccattttcatggcgagcttCGAGAACTGCATTTTGCCCAGGCTGTCCATTCTTCTCACCTTGGTGTCGGCCCGCCTTTTGAAGAGGGAGTCGGTGCCGGGTGGACTCGTGCTGTCTGAATCTGTGTTCTTGAGGCGGTTTGTGATGCGGAATTCTGTCAAGGCACCCCATATTCTGCTGATGTACCACAATAAAGAAGTTCTGCCGCAATTCAACGTTGTTGAG